Proteins encoded by one window of Pyrinomonadaceae bacterium:
- a CDS encoding transposase: MNLITPNSPAYYLTSVTKDRLPAFRLDKLKSVACDALAEARTSGGFLIFAYVIMPDHFHLISDSEKKPAKVLQFVNGIVSRRVIDFLKQHGHDSSLQKLQHQEYRRGHKYSLWDHHPNVRLLTSENMLMERVHYTHQNPVRAGLVNRAEDYLYSSVRIWNGMPLEDEPLTVDLDKLRWRKGRGAAS, translated from the coding sequence ATGAATCTGATTACTCCCAACTCTCCTGCTTATTATTTGACGTCGGTTACAAAGGATCGTCTACCAGCATTTCGGCTTGATAAGCTGAAGTCAGTAGCGTGCGACGCGCTTGCCGAAGCTCGAACCTCGGGCGGATTTCTCATCTTCGCCTACGTCATTATGCCCGACCACTTTCATCTCATCTCCGACAGCGAGAAAAAGCCGGCAAAGGTGCTTCAGTTCGTTAACGGCATCGTCAGCCGCAGAGTCATTGATTTTCTTAAGCAGCACGGACACGACTCCTCGCTGCAGAAACTTCAACATCAAGAATATCGTCGGGGACACAAATACTCACTTTGGGATCACCATCCAAATGTTCGTCTCTTGACAAGCGAGAATATGTTAATGGAGCGCGTTCACTACACCCATCAGAATCCCGTTAGAGCAGGCCTGGTGAACAGAGCGGAAGACTACCTTTACTCAAGTGTGCGGATTTGGAATGGAATGCCGCTTGAAGATGAACCTCTAACCGTAGACTTAGATAAACTTCGCTGGAGGAAGGGCAGAGGCGCAGCCTCTTAG